The DNA sequence GTTGACCTCGATGTGGCCGGTCGCGATCTCGGCGTTGGCGTTGCCCTCGGGCCGGACCTCCACGACACCGGTGACCTCGACGCAGAATTCGGCACGCAACCGATGAGCCTGTTCGAGCACCGCGTCATCACGGAACACCACCTGGGACACACCGGAGGCATCACGCAGGTCAATAAAAATGACGCCGCCGTGGTCGCGCCGTCGAGCCACCCAGCCGGCAAGCGTCACGCGCTGTCCGGCGTCCGACTCCCGCAACGTACCCGCGTCGTGAGTGCGCAGCACAAAAGATCCCTTCGACAGTGCTTGTTATACAAAAAGGCCAGTGTTTAGACGTTTGAGCCTAGCGGCCCGCGTTCGCTGCCTTGTCGGGGCGCCGCGTCGAGACTCAGTGCACCTGGGCCCAGGCGGTACGGCGCACCGAATCCGGGTCCTCCATGGTGACGTCGGAGCGCGACCGGATGATCCGCGTACGCCGACCGTCCGCCCCATAGGTCGGCCAGTCGTCCGGTCCTTCTCCCGTGGCGAAGTCCAGCCAGGCCCGCTGCATGCGGCGCCCGACCGAAGGCATCATCCGCGCCCCGAGCGGACTCAGCAGCATCCCCACAAATGATCCATAACTGTGCTGGACATGCACGATCTCACTGCCGTGGGTGGCGCCCAGGCCGAGGAGCTTGAGTCCCCACGCGGTGTGGTCGAACCGGTACATATACGTGTCGACGAAAGCGCTGTAGGCGTCGGCGAACGCCCACATGGGTGCGGCGAACATGGCATCCGAGCCCACCGCCACCAGCGCCGAACGGCTCGGGTACCGCGGGTACGCGGCGATGATCGCGTCTTGGTACTCCGGACCCACCCGGTTGAAGTAGCCGTTGACGGTCGGCTCGGTGGTGGGCAGCATCGGCGGTTTTACGCGCGCGAACATCGACGCCTCATGGCTATTGGACCCGATGATGAGCGGCACCTGGTGCACCTCACCGCGCCGTGCCGCCTCGATGGGGTGATGCGGCAGCAAGTCGGTGCCGTGCGTGAGGCCGTATCCGAGGATGGGCGTATCGGTGGCGCTTTCGATCTGCAGTTTGGCCGCACCACGGCGCAGTTCCCGCTGCGGTAACACCTTGAGCCGGCTGGGATCGGTGACATCGAGCAGCTCCATGTATCGGTGCGCACGCCGGTCACGCAGGGCCTTATCGGCGATCAGCGGCAACGCGGGGCTCTGTGCGATGGCACGCCCGAACAGACCTGCCGCCGCCGGGCTCGCCAGCAGTGCCAGTACCGATGTCGCCCCCGCCGACTCGCCGAAGATGGTGACGCGGTCGGGATCACCGCCGAAGGCCGCGATGTTGTCGCGCACCCATCTGAGCGCCGCGATCTGATCCCGCAGCGCCAGGTTGTCATCGAAACCCTCTCCCAGGGCGCTGAGCTCCAGTCCGCCCAAGGCCCCGATCCGGTACGTGACGTTGACGACGACGACGTTGCCGTTGGCCGCAAGACGTGCGCCGCTGTACAACTCCAGCTGCCCGGCTCCGAAGACAAAAGCCCCGCCCGGGATCCAGACCATGACAGGCAAGTTGGCGTGGATGTCCGGCGACCAGACGCTGACGGTCAGACACTCTTCGCCGCGAATCTTGGGGTCATCGCGGCCGGCCCCCACAAATGATTTACCTTGCGGCGGCAACGGCGCGTGTTCGATGGCGTCACGCACTCCGTCCCAGGGCTCCAACGGGACCGGCGCCAGGAATCGAAGCTGTTCGACGGGCTGTCGCGCATAGGGCACCCCGCGCCAGACAGAAACACCGCCTTCGGTGGTTCCCCGCAGGTCCCCCAACGGCGTGCGGACGACAGTCGGCAGGGCGACGTCAACGGCCACGTATCGAATCGTAATGCGGACCAGCGCTACAGAGGCGAAGGCCCCGCCGGAAAGTCCCGGGCCGGACATGAACTCTTCGCCATGTAGCGATACGCCCGTCCGTGGAGTATGCAAAGGTATCGGCAGCCGACAGCAGCCGATAGCCGAGTGGCAGAGACACGACATGGGAGTGACGGACCAATGACCTTCAACGAAGGCATGCAGATCGACACCAGCACCACCTCGGGCGGTGGCATGGGCCGCGGCCCCAAGATGGCCATCGGCGGTGGCGTCGGCGGGTTGCTGATCGCGGTGGTGGTCATGCTGCTCGGCGGTGACCCCAGCCAGGTCCTGCAACAACAGGGCCAACAGCAGGCGGGCCCCGCGCAGGAACAGACGCAGGACTTCAGCCACTGCAAAACCGGTGCCGACGCGAACAAGTCACTGGACTGCCGCATCATCGCCACCGGGAACTCGGTGGACGCCGTCTGGACGCAAATCCTCGGACCGAAGTACCCACGGCCGGACGTCAAACTGTTCAGCGGTCAGGTGAACACCGGATGCGGCGCCGCATCCACCGAGGTCGGCCCCTTCTACTGCCCCGCCGACCGGACCGCATACTTCGATACCAGCTTCTTCCAGGTGCTGGTCGACCAGTTCGGATCCAGCGGTGGCCCCTTGGCGCAGGAGTATGTGGTGGCCCATGAGTTCGGCCATCACATCCAGAACCTGTTCGGCGTGCTGGGCAAGAATCACCGCTGTGCCGAGGGCCAGGCGGGCGGCGGCGTGTGCACCGAACTGCAGGCAGACTGCTACGCCGGCGTCTGGGCAAAGCACGCATCGACCACCGTTCAGGAAGGCACCGGAGTCCCGTTCCTGAAACCGCTGACGGACCAGGACATTCGGGACGCATTGTCGGCCGCATCCTCGGTGGGCGATGACCGGATCCAGAAGCGGGCCACCGGGCGTGTCAACCCCGAGGCGTGGTCGCATGGCTCGTCCGAGCAGCGCCAGCGATGGTTCACCCAGGGATACAACACCGGCGACTTCCGCACCTGCGACACCTTCAACGCCGACAGCCTGAACTAGATCCGGGCAGCGAGGGCAGACGCTAGAACAGCGTCATCTCTGGAGTGTGCGCCAATTTTGTTGGCCTCGAGGGGGTTTCCTCACGACGGGAAGCCAGCCCGTACTTGCTCACCAGAGGTCCCACTCGCTCTCTCAACCAGGCCCGGTACTCGGCGGGCACATAAGCGCCCTTGCGATACAGCTCCCGGTATCGACCGACGAGCTCGGGGTGCGACTGGGACACCCAGGACATGAACCAGCCACGTGTCGTCCCGCGCAAATGCAACGGAAAGACCGTGACGCCGGCCGCGCCCGCCTCCGCGATCCGGCCCAACAGGTCATCGAGATGCTCCACCGTGTCGGTCAGGAACGGAAGCACCGGCGCCACCATCACCTGCGGTTCAAAACCGGCGTCGCGTGCGGCGGTGATCAATGACAGTCTCGCCTGAGGCGAAGGCACCCCCGCCTCAACCTCGCGGTGAAGTGCCTCGTCCCCGATGGCCAGCGAGATGCCCAAGCTCACCGGCACCTGTTGAGCTGCCTGGGCAAGCAGAGGCAAATCCCTGCGCAGCAGAGTGCCTTTGGTGAGAATCGATATCGGAGTGCCAGAATCAGCCAGCGCCGCAATGACTCCCGGCATCAGCTGATAGCGTCCCTCGGCCCGTTGATAGGGATCGGTATTGGTACCGAGTGCGACCGTCTCCCGATTCCAGGACTTGCGCGCCAGTTCTTTCCTAAGCACCGGAACCAGATTGGTTTTCACGACGATCTGATTGTCGAAGTCCGCCCCGCTGTCGAACTCCAGGTATTCGTGGGTCGGGCGTGCGAAACAATAGCGGCATGCGTGGGCGCAGCCGCGAAACGCGTTGACCGTAAACCGAAACGGCAACATGGACACCGCCGGAACCTTGTTGAGCGCCGACTTGCACAGCACTTCATGGAAGGTGATGCCCTCAAATTCGGGCGTGCGCACACTGCGCACCAGGCCGATCCGTTCCAAACCCGGAAGCGCACCGTCGTCGGCGTCCAGCGTCTGACCGTCCCACCGCATAACCCTATGCGAACATATGTTCGATCACGTGTCAATCCCCCGCTCCGGTGTCGGCGCGTGAATCTAGGCTTGTCGCCATGAAGCAGCAGCTGCACTTTGTCACTGTCGCCGCAACGGATCTGGATGCCGCTCGGCATTTCTACGGAGCACTGGGCTGGTCCCCACTGCTGGATGTCGAGGACGAGATCATCTTCTACCAGAGCGCACCGGGACAGCTGCTGGGATTTTTCCTCGCGGATAAGTTCAATGAGGACCTCGCCGCGCCCGGTGATCATTCACGGGTTTCCGGAATCACCCTGGCGCACAACGTCGATTCGCCGGAGGACGTGACCGAACTGTCCGGCGCCATGTCCCTGTCGGGGGGCACCGTTCTCAAACCGCCGCAACCCGGCCAGTTCGGTGGGGTCTTTCACGCCCACGTCCAAGACCCCAACGGGCTGATCTGGGAAATCGCCCACAACCCCGGGTGGCGGATCGCCTCCGACGGCACCGTCCACCTCGGTGACTGACACACCGCCCGCCCGCACCGGCCGGCCTGATTGACTTACCGCGTGACGAATACCGCGACCGAGCTCCTGTTCTCCTACGGCACCCTGCAGCAGGCCGACGTGCAGCGTGCCACCTTCGGACAGGAACTAGACGGTCATACCGACGCCATCGTGGGCTTCGATCTGGACTACGTGATCATCACCGACCCACATGTCATCGCGACCAGCGGCAGCGACCGTCACCCCATCCTTCGCCCGTCGGCCGATACCTCGGCGCAGGTCCCCGGCACGGTCTTCTCGATCACGCCCGAGCAGCTGGCGGCCGCCGATGAGTACGAAGTGGACGACTACCAACGTGTTTCGGTGCCACTGCGCTCAGGCGCGACGGCCTGGGTGTATGTGTTCGCCGGCTAGCGGGTCACCACTTGCGCAGTGAACAGGTGACGGCGGTCTCGCCATCGGCCTGGGTGGCCAGGGCACCGTCCACGTACACCTCACAATGGAAGACGGGGGCACCGGTGACGGCCTTGGCCGCCGCACTGGCGCTCACATAGGCCCACTGCGTCGGGTCGTTCAGCGTGGTCTCGACGACGAACGGGGCGTCGGGGGTGATGCGGGTCGAGTTGCGCACCAGATACTTGCTCGACTCCGAGTCGTATGCCGACGCGCTCGGCGGCTCGTTCTGCAGCACGAGGGTCTGCGAGAGGAATTCACGGTCGGAGCTGATCACGTACTTCACTTGGTGCGGTGCCGCCTCGGCGACAGGCGTCAGCACCATCGTCAAGGTCGCGGCACTGGCCGTGGCGAGCAAAGCTGCGGCGATACGTCCCATACGTGTCATATCCGCGATGCTAGCCGCGCCGTTACTTCCTCGACAATCGAACCAATCGGCACGGGCTGCTGTACGCCGTCGGCCAGCGTCTTGAGCTCGATGTTTCCCTCGCCGATTTCCCGATCCCCGGCGACCAGCGCAATCGAAGCTCCCGAGCGGTCCGCGCCGCGCATCGCACCCTTGAGTCCGCGGTCGCCGTAGGCGATATCGGTGCGAATCCCGGCGATCCGCAGCTGCGCCGCCACCTTCACAAGTGCGGATTTTGCGTCCTGACCCAGGGGCACGCAGAACACGTCACAGCGCCCACTGTCCCCCACCGTGACACCCTCGGCCTGCAGCGCGAGCAGGGTTCTATCCACGCCGAGCCCAAACCCGATACCCGACAACGACTGTCCACCGAGCTGCGCCATCAGTCCGTCGTAGCGCCCACCGCCGCCAATCCCGGATTGCGCGCCGAGGCCGTCGTGCACGAACTCGAATGTGGTCTTGGTGTAGTAGTCAAGCCCACGCACCAGCCTGGGGTTCACCACGTACTGCACGCCCAGCGCGTCCAGATGGCTCAGCACCTGATCGAAATGCTCCTTGGACTCCTCGGAGAGGTGGTCGAGCATGAGCGGCGCCGCGGCCGTCATCTCCCGCACTTCGGGCCTCTTGTCATCGAGCACCCGAATCGGGTTGATACGAGCCCGATCTCGCGTGGCCTCGTCCAGGTCCAACCCGAAGAGGAATTCCTGCAACAACTCTCGATACTGCGGGCGGCAGGAGGCATCGCCCAGCGAGCTGATCTCCAACCGGAAGCCGGTCAGGCCCAGGGAGCGGTACCCGGCATCGGCGATCGCGATCACCTCGGCATCCAGGGCTGGATCGTCGACGCCGATGGCTTCCACACCCACCTGCTGCAGCTGGCGATAGCGGCCGGCCTGCGGTCGCTCATACCGGAAAAAGGGCCCAGCGTAACGAAGTTTCATCGGCAGCTGGCCACGATCCAGGCCGTGCTCGATCACCGCGCGCATCACCGATGCCGTGCCCTCTGGG is a window from the Mycobacteroides salmoniphilum genome containing:
- a CDS encoding Rv2578c family radical SAM protein, giving the protein MRWDGQTLDADDGALPGLERIGLVRSVRTPEFEGITFHEVLCKSALNKVPAVSMLPFRFTVNAFRGCAHACRYCFARPTHEYLEFDSGADFDNQIVVKTNLVPVLRKELARKSWNRETVALGTNTDPYQRAEGRYQLMPGVIAALADSGTPISILTKGTLLRRDLPLLAQAAQQVPVSLGISLAIGDEALHREVEAGVPSPQARLSLITAARDAGFEPQVMVAPVLPFLTDTVEHLDDLLGRIAEAGAAGVTVFPLHLRGTTRGWFMSWVSQSHPELVGRYRELYRKGAYVPAEYRAWLRERVGPLVSKYGLASRREETPSRPTKLAHTPEMTLF
- a CDS encoding neutral zinc metallopeptidase, whose protein sequence is MTFNEGMQIDTSTTSGGGMGRGPKMAIGGGVGGLLIAVVVMLLGGDPSQVLQQQGQQQAGPAQEQTQDFSHCKTGADANKSLDCRIIATGNSVDAVWTQILGPKYPRPDVKLFSGQVNTGCGAASTEVGPFYCPADRTAYFDTSFFQVLVDQFGSSGGPLAQEYVVAHEFGHHIQNLFGVLGKNHRCAEGQAGGGVCTELQADCYAGVWAKHASTTVQEGTGVPFLKPLTDQDIRDALSAASSVGDDRIQKRATGRVNPEAWSHGSSEQRQRWFTQGYNTGDFRTCDTFNADSLN
- the hisS gene encoding histidine--tRNA ligase yields the protein MSEKTSGTASFRAPKGIPDYVPPDSAQFLAVRDGLLEQARLAGYGYIELPVFEDTGLFARGVGESTDVVSKEMYTFADRGDRSVTLRPEGTASVMRAVIEHGLDRGQLPMKLRYAGPFFRYERPQAGRYRQLQQVGVEAIGVDDPALDAEVIAIADAGYRSLGLTGFRLEISSLGDASCRPQYRELLQEFLFGLDLDEATRDRARINPIRVLDDKRPEVREMTAAAPLMLDHLSEESKEHFDQVLSHLDALGVQYVVNPRLVRGLDYYTKTTFEFVHDGLGAQSGIGGGGRYDGLMAQLGGQSLSGIGFGLGVDRTLLALQAEGVTVGDSGRCDVFCVPLGQDAKSALVKVAAQLRIAGIRTDIAYGDRGLKGAMRGADRSGASIALVAGDREIGEGNIELKTLADGVQQPVPIGSIVEEVTARLASRI
- a CDS encoding gamma-glutamylcyclotransferase family protein — translated: MTNTATELLFSYGTLQQADVQRATFGQELDGHTDAIVGFDLDYVIITDPHVIATSGSDRHPILRPSADTSAQVPGTVFSITPEQLAAADEYEVDDYQRVSVPLRSGATAWVYVFAG
- a CDS encoding VOC family protein — its product is MKQQLHFVTVAATDLDAARHFYGALGWSPLLDVEDEIIFYQSAPGQLLGFFLADKFNEDLAAPGDHSRVSGITLAHNVDSPEDVTELSGAMSLSGGTVLKPPQPGQFGGVFHAHVQDPNGLIWEIAHNPGWRIASDGTVHLGD
- a CDS encoding carboxylesterase/lipase family protein; this encodes MSGPGLSGGAFASVALVRITIRYVAVDVALPTVVRTPLGDLRGTTEGGVSVWRGVPYARQPVEQLRFLAPVPLEPWDGVRDAIEHAPLPPQGKSFVGAGRDDPKIRGEECLTVSVWSPDIHANLPVMVWIPGGAFVFGAGQLELYSGARLAANGNVVVVNVTYRIGALGGLELSALGEGFDDNLALRDQIAALRWVRDNIAAFGGDPDRVTIFGESAGATSVLALLASPAAAGLFGRAIAQSPALPLIADKALRDRRAHRYMELLDVTDPSRLKVLPQRELRRGAAKLQIESATDTPILGYGLTHGTDLLPHHPIEAARRGEVHQVPLIIGSNSHEASMFARVKPPMLPTTEPTVNGYFNRVGPEYQDAIIAAYPRYPSRSALVAVGSDAMFAAPMWAFADAYSAFVDTYMYRFDHTAWGLKLLGLGATHGSEIVHVQHSYGSFVGMLLSPLGARMMPSVGRRMQRAWLDFATGEGPDDWPTYGADGRRTRIIRSRSDVTMEDPDSVRRTAWAQVH